A region from the Chitinophaga sp. Cy-1792 genome encodes:
- a CDS encoding sigma-70 family RNA polymerase sigma factor yields MTITQPVETLTDNELIARVLAGEKRLYEQLMRRHNTSLFRLGMSFLNNDMDVEDVMQITYINAYQHLDKFRQEAAFGTWLKRILINECHQHLKKGNRMPSEDISAVTERQDKTKATPVDTVINKELGKVLEQALLSIPEKYRSVFVLREIEQLNVAETSKVLEISRVNVKVRQIRAKIMLREHISNFYKNDVVFPFHLIRCDRIVYGVLDKLEIK; encoded by the coding sequence ATGACTATTACTCAACCTGTTGAAACGCTAACCGACAATGAACTTATCGCCAGGGTACTGGCAGGAGAGAAGCGCCTCTACGAACAACTGATGCGCCGCCATAATACAAGCCTGTTCCGGCTTGGAATGTCTTTCCTGAATAACGACATGGATGTAGAGGACGTTATGCAAATCACCTACATCAATGCCTACCAGCACCTGGACAAATTCCGGCAGGAAGCCGCTTTTGGGACCTGGCTCAAAAGAATCCTGATCAACGAGTGTCACCAGCACCTGAAGAAAGGAAACAGAATGCCCAGTGAAGATATTTCAGCTGTAACGGAGCGTCAGGATAAAACCAAAGCTACCCCCGTGGATACAGTTATTAACAAGGAATTAGGTAAAGTACTGGAACAGGCCCTCCTCAGCATACCGGAGAAATACCGGTCTGTTTTCGTGCTGCGGGAAATTGAACAACTCAACGTAGCCGAAACCAGTAAAGTACTGGAGATCTCCCGGGTAAACGTAAAAGTTCGCCAGATCAGGGCCAAAATAATGTTACGCGAACATATCAGCAACTTCTACAAAAATGATGTGGTGTTTCCATTCCACCTCATCCGCTGCGATAGAATCGTATACGGTGTACTTGATAAATTGGAGATTAAATGA
- a CDS encoding right-handed parallel beta-helix repeat-containing protein — MKKTMKTFLPGLMLLQVGLLTSCIKARIILPYPHGDTGTVVTTNRYYIDNNGTDSLDGKTPATAWKTLAKVNATTFQPGDSVLFKRGGSWSGSLIIKSAGNSNARITFGAYGSGNNPQITGNNTTLSAVLIQDAKYLTFENFDISHPRAVRPPDISLCGIYVALATNGVYPGIAIKNNYIHDVEGMPITNRHMQGGIFVRSNAAQANFDSLLIEGNSLERCSSRGILMGDGSNKDTAFYNNNIVIRNNVINYTALEGIIVYTCKNVLIEENRVLNAGANNLGVNMNIVLAGLWGRGKNMTIQHNEVAYTRLTNPVPYASMDSEAFDIDLSSPGYTIIQYNYSHDNEGGFFLHMGDPGPDFTYGIVRYNISQNDGNGFENRVFELHEHPNGKVVPIYIYNNTFYNDIKVGVLDRAGGTGVHPGLAFRNNIFYSPQLQFDDQANIVYDHNFYYPGAAAASDSNGHATNPMLVAAGTGGSGMNTVSGYKLMAGSPAIGAGMVLANNGGRDFFGELVSSTLAPAAGAAEKH, encoded by the coding sequence ATGAAAAAAACAATGAAGACCTTTCTTCCCGGCCTAATGCTATTACAGGTCGGGCTACTGACCTCCTGTATCAAAGCACGCATTATCCTGCCCTATCCACACGGCGACACAGGTACTGTAGTAACCACCAACAGGTATTACATCGACAACAACGGCACCGATTCCCTCGATGGCAAAACACCGGCTACGGCCTGGAAAACGCTGGCTAAAGTAAATGCCACCACTTTCCAGCCCGGCGATTCTGTATTATTTAAAAGGGGCGGTTCCTGGAGTGGTAGCCTGATCATCAAAAGCGCCGGCAACAGCAATGCCCGCATTACCTTCGGAGCTTATGGTTCCGGCAACAACCCGCAGATCACGGGTAACAACACCACCTTATCTGCGGTGCTGATCCAGGATGCGAAGTACCTGACTTTCGAAAATTTTGACATCAGCCATCCGCGGGCAGTGCGGCCGCCGGACATCTCTTTGTGTGGCATCTATGTAGCATTGGCTACCAACGGCGTTTATCCCGGTATCGCCATTAAAAACAATTATATCCATGATGTAGAAGGTATGCCCATCACCAACCGGCACATGCAGGGTGGTATTTTCGTGCGCTCCAATGCAGCACAGGCTAATTTTGATAGTCTGCTGATAGAAGGCAACAGCCTGGAACGCTGTTCCTCCAGGGGCATCCTCATGGGTGATGGCAGCAACAAGGATACGGCTTTCTACAATAACAATATTGTTATCCGGAATAACGTCATCAACTATACGGCGCTGGAAGGGATTATTGTATATACCTGCAAAAATGTGCTGATAGAAGAAAACCGGGTATTGAATGCCGGGGCCAACAACCTGGGTGTAAACATGAATATCGTACTGGCGGGACTATGGGGCAGGGGTAAAAATATGACCATTCAGCATAACGAGGTAGCCTATACGCGGCTGACCAATCCGGTGCCTTATGCCTCTATGGATTCGGAAGCCTTTGATATTGACCTGAGCAGTCCGGGGTATACCATCATACAGTATAATTATTCGCATGATAATGAAGGCGGCTTCTTTCTGCATATGGGCGATCCCGGGCCCGACTTCACCTATGGCATTGTCAGGTACAATATCAGCCAGAACGATGGGAATGGCTTTGAAAACAGGGTATTCGAACTGCATGAACATCCCAATGGCAAAGTGGTGCCTATCTACATCTACAACAATACTTTCTACAATGATATCAAGGTAGGTGTGCTGGACAGGGCCGGTGGCACCGGGGTGCATCCGGGGCTGGCATTCCGTAATAACATTTTCTATTCTCCGCAGCTACAGTTCGACGATCAGGCGAATATCGTCTACGACCACAACTTCTACTATCCGGGGGCGGCGGCTGCCAGCGACAGCAACGGACATGCTACCAATCCTATGCTGGTGGCAGCAGGTACTGGCGGCAGCGGCATGAATACCGTGAGCGGTTATAAGCTGATGGCAGGTTCTCCGGCCATAGGCGCAGGCATGGTACTGGCTAATAATGGCGGCAGGGATTTCTTCGGGGAGCTGGTGTCATCAACGCTGGCGCCGGCAGCAGGAGCAGCAGAAAAGCATTAA
- a CDS encoding serine hydrolase, translating to MIKKIITLCMLTAASVSSFGQTFNTQRIDMLLNILEQKDKYMGSIAVSQNGHLLYSRAIGYSDIATSKQATTDTRYRIGSISKMFTAALIMRAVEEKKITLAQTLDKYYPQIPNAGKINIRELLTHRSGIHNFTNDSIYWTYYTQPKTEKEMMQLITASPSDFEPGTKLEYSNSNYVILTFILEKLYGKPYAELLQTRIAQPQGLKNTYFGGKINTANNECYSYFHNDKWTLAPETSSTITQGAGALVSTPTDLTIFIEKLFNGSIVSKNTLDTMMVMHDKFGIGMIQVPYFEKYGYGHTGGVDGFQSAVYYFPDEKLSVAIEGNGVDYPNNDILLCALSCYYNRDFNIPTFTSFTPAVATLDQYTGNYTSTALPLKIQVSRQGTRLLAQASGQQPFMLEAVSATTFHFDMAGIVLEFDAAKKQMILKQGGKEYIYVKE from the coding sequence ATGATCAAAAAAATTATCACCCTCTGTATGCTTACTGCAGCTTCCGTCAGCTCCTTCGGCCAGACATTCAACACCCAACGCATAGACATGCTCCTGAACATCCTGGAACAGAAAGACAAATACATGGGCAGCATCGCCGTTTCACAGAACGGCCACCTGCTATATTCCCGCGCCATCGGCTACAGCGATATTGCTACCAGCAAACAAGCCACCACAGATACCCGCTACCGCATCGGCTCCATCTCCAAAATGTTTACAGCAGCCCTGATCATGCGCGCCGTTGAAGAAAAGAAAATAACACTCGCCCAAACACTGGACAAATACTACCCGCAAATACCCAATGCCGGGAAAATAAACATCCGCGAACTGCTGACCCATCGCAGCGGCATCCACAACTTCACCAACGATTCCATCTACTGGACCTACTATACCCAGCCCAAAACAGAAAAGGAAATGATGCAGCTGATTACCGCATCACCGAGCGACTTTGAGCCCGGCACCAAACTGGAATACAGTAATTCCAACTACGTCATCCTCACCTTTATCCTCGAAAAGCTATACGGCAAACCCTATGCGGAACTGCTCCAAACAAGGATTGCCCAGCCACAGGGATTAAAAAACACCTACTTCGGCGGTAAAATCAACACCGCCAATAACGAATGCTACTCCTATTTCCATAACGACAAATGGACCCTGGCCCCGGAAACATCGTCCACCATCACACAGGGAGCAGGTGCACTGGTGTCCACCCCTACCGACCTGACCATCTTTATAGAAAAACTTTTCAATGGCAGCATCGTTTCTAAAAATACCCTGGATACGATGATGGTCATGCATGACAAGTTCGGCATCGGTATGATCCAGGTGCCCTATTTCGAAAAATACGGTTACGGACATACGGGCGGCGTGGATGGCTTTCAGTCGGCGGTATATTATTTCCCGGACGAAAAGCTATCTGTTGCCATCGAGGGTAACGGTGTCGACTATCCCAACAACGACATCCTCCTATGCGCTTTAAGTTGCTATTACAACCGCGACTTCAACATCCCTACCTTCACCAGCTTTACGCCTGCCGTTGCCACACTGGACCAGTATACCGGCAATTATACCAGTACCGCCCTCCCTTTAAAAATCCAGGTAAGCCGACAAGGTACCAGGCTGTTAGCCCAAGCCAGCGGCCAGCAGCCATTTATGCTGGAAGCCGTTTCTGCCACCACCTTCCATTTTGATATGGCCGGCATCGTGCTGGAGTTTGACGCAGCGAAGAAACAGATGATACTTAAGCAGGGAGGCAAAGAATATATTTACGTGAAAGAATAG
- a CDS encoding DUF4870 domain-containing protein, giving the protein MDKKTLAIISYITIIGWVIAYFQYKDKERDPFVIYHLKQSLGLAIIGLLLGVATSVVISIIPALSVVAYANLAVMVLWILGILTAAKEQKKPVPVIGAMFENQFAFLNVNA; this is encoded by the coding sequence ATGGATAAGAAAACACTCGCCATCATCTCCTATATCACTATCATTGGATGGGTGATTGCCTATTTTCAGTATAAAGATAAAGAACGCGACCCGTTTGTAATATACCACCTGAAGCAGAGTCTGGGCCTTGCTATCATAGGCCTGCTGCTCGGTGTAGCCACCAGTGTGGTGATCAGCATTATCCCTGCCTTGTCTGTAGTAGCCTATGCCAACCTTGCTGTGATGGTGTTGTGGATACTGGGAATTCTTACTGCAGCAAAAGAGCAGAAGAAGCCTGTACCTGTGATTGGCGCTATGTTTGAAAACCAGTTTGCTTTCCTCAATGTTAATGCTTAA
- a CDS encoding response regulator transcription factor, protein MIKVVLIDDHPIVMEGLKNLISRHEDLIVTGCFSNGKAGLEGIAELQPDVVLLDINLPDISGIDLCQQVRKHDKDVRIIALSVHNERPVIKNVLNSGANGYVLKNSVGDEIITAINTALSGTTYLCNAARDIVSQVQEGELTDIPKITRREKEIMGLVSKGLTTTQIAEQLFISPHTVESHRKNLIEKFDVSTMTAVIKLATQYGLI, encoded by the coding sequence ATGATAAAAGTAGTATTGATAGATGACCACCCGATAGTAATGGAAGGCCTGAAAAACCTCATTTCCCGGCATGAAGACCTGATCGTCACCGGTTGCTTCAGCAACGGCAAGGCAGGACTGGAAGGCATTGCGGAGCTACAGCCGGATGTAGTGCTGCTGGACATCAACCTGCCGGACATCAGTGGTATTGATTTATGTCAGCAGGTGAGGAAGCATGATAAAGACGTACGCATTATTGCGCTCAGCGTACATAACGAAAGACCTGTTATCAAGAATGTGCTTAACAGCGGCGCCAATGGCTATGTATTGAAGAACTCCGTGGGCGACGAGATCATCACTGCTATCAATACGGCACTCAGTGGCACCACCTATCTCTGTAATGCTGCCAGGGATATTGTGAGCCAGGTACAGGAAGGAGAACTAACCGATATACCAAAGATCACCCGCCGTGAAAAAGAGATCATGGGCCTGGTGAGCAAAGGCCTTACTACTACGCAGATTGCGGAGCAGTTGTTTATTAGTCCGCATACAGTGGAGAGTCATCGTAAGAACCTGATTGAAAAGTTTGATGTAAGCACCATGACGGCGGTGATCAAGCTGGCTACGCAATATGGATTGATTTAA
- a CDS encoding sensor histidine kinase translates to MMRQLYLTICLCCFLLPLTAERAAAQYLADSLRKIAGNHQLPLDKRIDAMDRLGQVVFFNSNQDDGIDILYKSIAMAAPMKDGMYRAHTYGMLAASYYIMGDEEATRRCMDSANYFIRHSNSVITKGYVLYMKGWLETRGHKETEAIHTLQQALDIMESQPSGLKYCQTIYSELAGIYFKWYDLVNVEKYTRLSLNAAYKLGMLEKLISATQERGAYFLNLYRTNNDTYRPALDSALYYMRYSLNIARANRQRLITPSDIPFSAIGIANIYQENMPKTPANQDSINYYNKIALEEGRLTKQYAVEAGVYNTLANEAFSNGDYNNAIDLYDNAVVTSLADPLYDRYNLSQSYLGLAEVYEKKKDTTKALSNYKQYMNTYKELFDIDKMNKAKDLEARYEMAKKEKNLLEIKLIAEQRNRELIHARYLSGVKDKALLTARYAAIVKDNALLDAKYAAEVQQKALSAANFKTTRREQELKAMSERFAYNRKLNKIYSILTIALFLSALVLYYAFKQRSNALRQKQKLHDLELDKINQEHRMTVLSAMLEGQEQERTRLARDLHDGLGGLLSGVKIELSALNAPETASPQQTIVHKTMHHLDSAVDELRRIARSMMPEVLLKYGLGEAIREYCNGLKKSGVPVSCQIYHYRNDMEHSRQVTLYRIMQELVNNAVKHAGASEILVQLQQRDDRIFLIVEDDGKGFDKSQFQALKGAGLANIQSRVEMLHGVLEVDSSGTGSTFTIECAVKG, encoded by the coding sequence ATGATGCGACAATTATACCTGACCATATGCTTATGCTGCTTCCTGCTGCCACTAACGGCAGAACGGGCCGCAGCCCAGTACCTCGCGGATTCACTGCGGAAAATCGCCGGCAACCACCAACTGCCACTGGATAAACGTATAGACGCCATGGACCGCCTCGGACAAGTGGTATTCTTCAATTCCAACCAAGACGACGGTATCGACATCCTCTACAAATCCATTGCCATGGCCGCCCCCATGAAAGATGGCATGTACCGCGCCCATACGTATGGTATGCTCGCCGCCTCCTACTATATCATGGGCGACGAAGAAGCCACCCGACGCTGTATGGACAGCGCCAACTACTTCATCAGGCATTCTAACAGTGTTATTACCAAAGGATATGTACTGTACATGAAAGGATGGCTGGAAACAAGGGGCCATAAAGAAACGGAAGCCATACATACCCTGCAGCAGGCACTGGACATCATGGAATCCCAACCATCCGGGCTGAAATACTGCCAGACCATCTATTCAGAACTGGCAGGCATCTACTTTAAATGGTACGACCTCGTCAACGTAGAAAAATACACCCGCCTCTCCCTTAACGCCGCCTATAAGCTAGGCATGCTGGAAAAGCTGATCAGCGCCACCCAGGAACGAGGCGCCTACTTCCTGAACCTCTACCGCACCAACAACGACACCTACCGCCCTGCGCTGGACTCCGCCCTCTATTATATGCGGTACTCCCTGAACATCGCGCGTGCCAACCGGCAACGGCTCATCACCCCCAGCGATATTCCTTTCTCAGCCATCGGCATCGCCAACATCTACCAGGAAAACATGCCTAAAACACCTGCCAACCAGGATAGCATCAACTACTACAATAAAATTGCCCTGGAGGAAGGACGCCTGACCAAACAATACGCCGTAGAAGCCGGCGTGTACAATACCCTGGCCAATGAAGCCTTTAGCAACGGCGACTACAATAACGCCATAGACCTCTATGACAATGCCGTAGTAACCAGCCTGGCAGACCCGCTGTACGACCGCTATAATCTCTCCCAGTCTTACCTCGGACTGGCAGAAGTATATGAGAAAAAGAAAGATACTACCAAGGCTTTATCTAACTACAAACAATATATGAATACCTATAAGGAATTGTTTGATATAGATAAGATGAATAAAGCGAAAGACCTGGAAGCGCGGTACGAGATGGCCAAAAAGGAAAAGAACCTGCTGGAAATAAAGCTCATCGCCGAACAGCGCAACCGGGAGCTGATACATGCCCGCTACCTCTCCGGTGTGAAAGACAAAGCCCTGCTGACCGCCCGCTATGCCGCCATCGTGAAAGACAATGCCCTGCTGGATGCCAAATATGCAGCAGAAGTACAGCAGAAAGCTTTGTCTGCCGCCAATTTCAAGACCACCAGGCGCGAACAGGAGCTGAAGGCCATGAGTGAGCGTTTTGCCTATAACCGTAAACTGAATAAGATCTATTCCATCCTGACCATTGCCCTGTTTCTTTCGGCACTGGTGTTGTACTATGCGTTTAAACAGCGCTCCAATGCCCTTCGGCAGAAACAGAAGCTACATGACCTGGAGCTGGACAAAATCAACCAGGAACACCGCATGACGGTGCTTTCTGCCATGCTGGAAGGCCAGGAACAGGAACGTACCCGCCTGGCGCGTGACTTACACGACGGGCTTGGTGGCCTGCTCTCCGGCGTGAAGATTGAGCTCTCCGCATTGAATGCGCCCGAAACCGCATCTCCGCAGCAAACCATTGTACATAAAACCATGCACCACCTGGACAGTGCCGTAGATGAGCTGCGCCGCATTGCCCGCAGTATGATGCCGGAAGTACTGCTGAAATATGGTCTGGGAGAGGCTATCCGGGAATACTGCAATGGCCTGAAGAAATCAGGCGTGCCGGTATCCTGCCAGATATATCACTACCGCAATGATATGGAACATAGTCGCCAGGTGACGCTATACCGCATCATGCAGGAGCTGGTGAACAATGCCGTAAAACATGCCGGCGCCAGCGAGATACTCGTACAGCTGCAGCAACGGGACGACCGCATCTTCCTGATTGTAGAAGATGATGGCAAGGGATTTGATAAATCGCAGTTCCAGGCGCTGAAAGGTGCCGGACTGGCTAATATACAGAGCCGCGTAGAAATGCTGCACGGCGTACTTGAAGTGGATTCCTCCGGCACAGGGTCCACCTTTACCATTGAATGTGCTGTAAAAGGATAA